From one Dermacentor andersoni chromosome 1, qqDerAnde1_hic_scaffold, whole genome shotgun sequence genomic stretch:
- the LOC129388209 gene encoding uncharacterized protein, with amino-acid sequence MRPAVVLALLLVACLLIEAEASKKKLKKLILLKKLMKKGKIIIPLPIPIPKKGGGGGGGGAMMHLKSLLGSLGGGGGGGGHGGGGGGGGHGGGGGGMTEVWKVELISSGGGGHGGGGGGHGGGGGGGHGGGGGWMGGGGGGGGWDMGGGGGGGW; translated from the exons ATGAGGCCCGCGGTAGTGCTCGCGCTCCTGCTGGTAGCCTGCCTGCTTATAGAGGCTGAAGCCAGCAAGAAGAAGCTCAAGAAACTCATTCTGCTCAAGAAACTCATGAAGAAAGGGAAAATCATCATCCCACTGCCCATACCCATACCAAA GAAAGggggcggtggtggcggcggcggagccATGATGCACCTCAAGTCTCTGCTCGGGAGCcttggcggcggcggtggcggtggcggtcatggaggcggcggcggcggcggcggtcacggcggcggcggcggcggcatgacTGAGGTTTGGAAGGTCGAGCTCATCAGCAGCGGCGGCGGAGGtcatggcggcggtggcggcggccacGGCGGAGGCGGAGGCGGAGGTCATGGCGGAGGCGGCGGATGGatgggtggcggcggcggcggcggcggatggGACATGGGAGGGGGCGGCGGAGGAGGCTGGTGA